The following DNA comes from Salvia splendens isolate huo1 chromosome 17, SspV2, whole genome shotgun sequence.
AAATAAGTGCAAGATTTCTTCACCAAATCCCTGTAGAAAGCTATCCTATTATCTTACTCCACATCACCATTTTTCTCAACTTTCTCATCAACTCCAGCATCCTGCAGAAGTGAATTACGAATTAGCTTCTTAAAAATTATAGAAGTTAAGTAAAACCGATGATCATAGAAGATAATCGAATAACAATTCTAATGATAACTGACAATAACCAACAGATAATGAAACATAATAAGCCCAATAAATGGAGCAAGCAATATATGAAATGTTTAATCAATGACGGCCTCACGGGGGTGTTAATTTTTTAGGGTTAGTGTAGATAGacaaaaatagtactactaatgCCTTGTTTACTTTAAAGGACTGAAGTTTTGAGATATCCCAAGGCCCTTGACAATTCTAATCCTTTGAAGTAATTTGCTGGATACATATCCCATGGAGTAACAAACTAAATTAGTTGTTAGTTTCCATCAGGTCCAAGAAGTTAAAAATAGGCAGTGATGTGGTGTATTCAAAATTCTAAACATCAATCCAGCAAGAGTATTGTGCATACTAGAAATTCAGATGTATTAATACAATTTAGATAACAAAACAGGCAAGAGGCAATATTACGAAGATCACTTCTGGAGGAATATGCAAATTATCTAAATGAAGCACACTTCAACCTTAGAACAGATAATCCTTAGGATTTCTATTTGAATAAAGATGAAAATAATTTATGCGCTAAACTACCTCACTGCTTCCTGTGAGCCTTTCAATGTCAAATTTTGTTACTTGTTCAATTGTAACAACTTTATCAATATAGACTGTGGTCTCTGTGCCGACTGGAGTTTGATCAAATGGTTCGACAATATGATTGACCTTAGATGAGTTTGAGTACTTCTGTGGCAAGCTGCAGAAGAGAGAAAACAGGAATTGCAATAATTAGTCAAAAAACAGTCAGCGATAGAATGATCATGAAATGATATGGGTCAGCAATAAGTATTTTGAATGAGAAGTACCATGGAGTCATATCTTCTGATCCATGATCTGTCATATCCTTTTCTTTCTTATACTTTTTGTTACTATGTCTCGGTTCAAGAATTGTATCAGCACATCGTTTGAGCCATGAGAGAGGAGCAGAGAGGGGAGAAGAAGACTTATCGGACTCTTTTCTACCAGACCCGTTACTAACTATCCCATTTTGATCTGAAACCATTTCTTTCGGTTGACTCACAAATCTTTTAGTCGAAGTTTTCTGATTCTTCGACTGCAAGTTGGATTGCATCTCAAGTACAGAAATAGAGTCTAATCTTTCTTTTAAAACCTCCAACCCCTTCAAGGTCTCAATCTGAGAAATGATGCCCTCTCTATCAGCTCTTAGTAACTCTCTTTGATTCTCCAATTTTTCTCTTTGTACCTTAAGCTCCTCTATTGAACTATTTAGCTCAGCCCATTCTTGGTCTCTCTTTTCACGATCTCTATTTATCTCTCTTCTTTCATCGCCAAGCCTCTTCATTTCAGAGTCTACATGTTCAAGTTCCTTCCCTACTCGTTCTTTAAGAGAATTAATATGTTGaagttctttctttttttcttcctcAAATTCCTTCGCTCTTTCTGCAAGATAATTCTCAATTTCTTCACATCTCTTCTCAATAGTGTtattcaactccttcttctGCATCTCAATATCCCGCAAGAAATCATCACGTTCTTTCTGCATCTTACTAAACCACTCAGAACGTTCATTCTCAAGTTCTTTCATGAATGACTCCCGGTCATGGGAGAGTGACTCAAGATCACGTTTATATTGGTCCCTCAATTCATCTTTTTCTGCTTTCAAGCTTTCACGCTCATCATTCAGAAATTTGGAGACACTTGACCTCTCCTCAGCAATACACTCTGCTTCTTTTACAAGCTGTTCTCTTTTTTCATCAATTAGCTCCCACTCAGATTCAAATTTTGCCTTCTCTGCTTTCAAGCGGTCTGCCTCGGCCTCATGTTCTTGTTTCTGCACACTAATATTATCAATCTCTTCTTTTAGTCTCAATTCTAGCTCAAGTAATTCATTTCTTTCAGTCCTCATTGCCTCCATGTTCTCCTCTGCATCACTGATGtgtttcttcctctcctccAGCAAATCAGAAGATTTCTTAAGATCAAGCTTCATCTGGTGGATCTCTTCCTTCTCTTGTTTGAGAGAACATTTCTTTACTTCCAAATCTTCTTCCAGGGTGCAAAGATTCTTTTGTTTCTCTTCAACTAAACTTAATCTCTCTTCTACttccttctctttttcttcAAGGCGCTTTGATGCAGCACCCaactctctttctttttctgaGATGAAGTCCTCACGTTGACTGATGTCAAGTTCTCTTAATTCCCATGCCCGCCTCTTGGTGTTAATCTCCTCTTCTAAGAATTTGCGCTTCGTTTCAGCTTCTGCCTCAAAAGCAGAATTCCTTATTGCCAAAGCTGCTTCTTGATTAGACATTACTTGTTGATTATTATCCTGAGAGTGATATCAAACGTAAATTGAGATTTAGAAAGAAAAGATTAGTTCTATAAACAATTAAGGACAGGACACTGTTAGGTTGGCTCCATTGCTTCGGTTCTGGATATATGCTCAAACAAAATCTACATGGTAGAATCAAGTAGCATGGCATGACAGTCTCAttctaaaacaaaaacaaaaaaaacaaatgataaCAGCTAACCGCAATTGTTAGATGATGAAAACAATAGTTCTAAAAAAGTTGCATGTGTCAAACATTTAACAACACAAGCATAAGCACAAAAACAATGTCAATGCTAGAAAGCAATATAATGCAGAAATAATCATGTTTCATGTATGAAAGGATCAATATTATTACACATACCATACAATACAAGGAGAATATCATTGCTATGTTTCTTTTGTGTGCAGaacttttatttattgtttgtaTTAGAAAAGACAGAAAATTAGAATACTCAACCAACACACATGTTGAAATTTAATATGTTAAACTAGAATCACAGTAAGAGACATTGTGTACTATGATGTTCAGCTTCCGGTTCCAACAATTTTCACAAGAAGTGATTATTTGCTCGTAAGAGAATAAACTTACAGATTCTTTGCTCGTAATTTTAGCTTGCATCAGAAGTGCCTCTTCCTCCTTCTTGAGAAGATCACATTCTCTTTTGATAACAGCCTGAGTAGGAGTGCACGAGAAATTTATATTAAAGTTATATCATGAATGCagcttaaaataaaatatggtcTATTGACATTAAAGTGAAAAATAATGTTATAAACTAACCTCCTCTCTTGCTGATAAGGTACTCGCTTTTAGCTCAAGAGagattttttcttcatttaagGACATACGCTCTTGGGAAATGCTTAACTTTAATTCACCAAGCTCCCTCTCTAATCTCTTCAACTCTTTGGTTTTATCTAAAACATATTCTTCTCTCTGGTTCAGCAAAGCTTGTGCATCCAGTAACCTCTCTTGCGTTTGCTGCATAACTTTTTGCCTTTCAGATAGGGATTGCCTCTCAAGGTGAATTTCTTTCTGTTTAGCTTCAAAACTAGAATGTTAATGatgaaaaaaagacataatCAGTGACTTTAGCAATAAGTGATGCTCTACATAATATGGCTAACCCCAACCAAATGCAGAAGAAAAACGACTGTTCGAACAATGGACCAAGAATACATCCTCTATACCACCTTAACTAACTAAGCTAGCATACGTACAGATAACAGTAAATAGATACCTGGTTATTATACTATGAAAACCAAACTATCTAAATATATAACCAAGAAAGGTAAAAAGTACAATCATGGGAAGACAGATTTTTTCGATGCAATCATGCAAGAGAAGTAAGATTACCAACAAGAACTTACTCAGACTTAGATGACACAATGCGTCTCCGTAAGTCATCTTCACGTTCTTCAACTTCATGCAGCTTTCTTTCGGCAGTTCGATGACACCGAGTCGCTTCTGCTTCAAGTGACTCTGCTGCGCGCTTTTTCTCCTCGGCCTCTGTTAACTTCTTCAAGGCATCTTCCACCATATTTCTTGCTTCTGCAAATTTACTATCAGATGCCACCTTCACCTCTGCATACTCAGCACGCATTTCATGCAAGGTCTTCTCAATCTACagaaattttcaaattataaatacaTCAATAACCCACAGGCCACATAAAGGATCACTAACAAGAACAGAGGAAGATGAAACTACATTCTTAACGCATTCTTTCTCGATTCCAAGAGCTTTCCTGAGACTATCTTCTTGTTTTCTAGCACCAGCCATATTGGAGACATGGGAAGCCCGTTCACGCTTATAATTCAGCTCAGCTGAGTCAGCAATCGATTTAGCTTCATCATACTTTGAATGCCATTCGTTTCTTTCCATTATGAGTAGACCCATGTGATGTTGGTGTTCATATACCTGATAAAAGTGGACAAGGAACATCAAGCAGAACTATTAAAACATCACAAATGATCAAAGCTAAATGGGTTAACTTCGAGTATTGCTCGCAGTCATTTTTAAGAGTCGGGACTACTTAATACCCAGCAAAGTTTAAGGTAAACATCGCTGTTACTAAAAACAGCTAAGGCTCTAAGAAGTTAACGAAATAATACCGCCCGTTAGCACATTCAAATCATGCATCAATTTCACCCCCTTTCTTTAAAATAGCAAACCTTTAGTAAAAATCAAAACCTAAATCCTAATCTTCTCGAATTACATCTGAACCAGCAGGGCAAAAATAACAATTATAAATGCACGCACTGGAAATTCAAGAAAATATGATAAACAACATGGATGATGCGTAACACAAATAGCTTAATTTTAGTAAAGCGTAAAAAAGATGGTGTAGAAGGAGACCTCAGCTTCTAATTTAGCAATATAAGCAATGAGTGCCGCCTTATCTCTCCGTTTAATCGAATCTTCATCAAAACCTGCTTCTTTGAGACGCTTCCAAATGGTTTCGTCGCTCAATGGAGTTTTCAAAACCCCAGACGAACCAGAATTCGGAGTCACTCCAATTGTTACGGCGCTCCGCGGCGTCACCGACAATTTTTCCGACCGCGAAGCCGGAGTCGCCATAGACGGATCAGGATCAGTAGCTGTTTCTCGCACTAAAATCTCTCTCGCGAATTGGGGTTTTCTCAACTTCAGTGGGATCTCTTTTTTGGTTTCACTTCATGGAAAAGCTGTGTGGAGACTCCACCACTCTTCTTTTCGCATTCGTTTATTTGGTCATTCTTGACGCTACGACGTCGTATATCTTCAGAATAATAGAGAAATATTTTACTGCTTTAATTGCGCGATTAGATTATcggattttaaaattttcaaaattttattatattaattgcTATGACTTTCCatgattaataaataataatttactaATTATGGTTtagattaaattaaaataacaattataGTTCCATATCTAACATTTGGTTcaagtattaattaaataatttaagagTTTCTGTGATTCGGATGAAGTTATAAATAAGGCAACAGTATCACACAAAACTtcaagaatgattttattttttcaccaaaatcacaaatatttttattataattgacATTTTTAGTTCATGAGAAAAAGGAGAATAGTAAAGGTTCGGATTTTAACCTAtttcacataaacaactcgaaTTTCATATTCCAAGAGTTTGGTCAAATTTCACcaaaaaataatatcataatcataatttagaataatccaaaataaaaaCCATGCTTAATCAACGTCTTAATTAGTTTTTATTCCACAATTAACGCAATTATTTATGCCACCCAAGTTGCTTTATATAATGAAAATGAGAAACAATTGTATCAAAACCATGTACATGACATTTATATgctatttttttagtttcaattgcaaCACTCTCCCtcaacccttcaaggtgaacttgGAGGTTTTTTAGTTTcgattgccaacaccctccctcaaacccttcaaggtaaacttgGAGgtgttttttagtttcaattgccaacaccctccctcaaacccttcaaggtgaacttgGAGgtgttttttagtttcaattgccaacactctccctcaaacccttcaaggtttTCTAGTTTTAATTgacaacaccctccctcaaacccttcaagttcatcaaggttttttagtttcaattgccaacaccctccctcaaacccttcaaggtgaacttgGAGGTCACCTTGGAGGggtagtttcaattgccaacaccctctctcaaacccttcaaggtgaacttgGAGGTGAACTTGGAGGTTTTTTAGTTTcgattgccaacaccctccctcaaacccttcaaggtaaacttgGAGgtgttttttagtttcaattgccaacaccctccctcaaacccttcaaggtgaacttgGAGgtgttttttagtttcaattgccaacaccctccctcaaacccttcaaggttttctagtttcaattgacaacaccctccctcaaacccttcaagttcatcaaggttttttagtttcaattgccaacaccctccctcaaacccttcaaggtgaacttgGAGGTCACCTTGGAGGggtagtttcaattgccaacaccctcc
Coding sequences within:
- the LOC121774994 gene encoding protein CROWDED NUCLEI 4-like is translated as MATPASRSEKLSVTPRSAVTIGVTPNSGSSGVLKTPLSDETIWKRLKEAGFDEDSIKRRDKAALIAYIAKLEAEVYEHQHHMGLLIMERNEWHSKYDEAKSIADSAELNYKRERASHVSNMAGARKQEDSLRKALGIEKECVKNIEKTLHEMRAEYAEVKVASDSKFAEARNMVEDALKKLTEAEEKKRAAESLEAEATRCHRTAERKLHEVEEREDDLRRRIVSSKSDFEAKQKEIHLERQSLSERQKVMQQTQERLLDAQALLNQREEYVLDKTKELKRLERELGELKLSISQERMSLNEEKISLELKASTLSAREEAVIKRECDLLKKEEEALLMQAKITSKESDNNQQVMSNQEAALAIRNSAFEAEAETKRKFLEEEINTKRRAWELRELDISQREDFISEKERELGAASKRLEEKEKEVEERLSLVEEKQKNLCTLEEDLEVKKCSLKQEKEEIHQMKLDLKKSSDLLEERKKHISDAEENMEAMRTERNELLELELRLKEEIDNISVQKQEHEAEADRLKAEKAKFESEWELIDEKREQLVKEAECIAEERSSVSKFLNDERESLKAEKDELRDQYKRDLESLSHDRESFMKELENERSEWFSKMQKERDDFLRDIEMQKKELNNTIEKRCEEIENYLAERAKEFEEEKKKELQHINSLKERVGKELEHVDSEMKRLGDERREINRDREKRDQEWAELNSSIEELKVQREKLENQRELLRADREGIISQIETLKGLEVLKERLDSISVLEMQSNLQSKNQKTSTKRFVSQPKEMVSDQNGIVSNGSGRKESDKSSSPLSAPLSWLKRCADTILEPRHSNKKYKKEKDMTDHGSEDMTPCLPQKYSNSSKVNHIVEPFDQTPVGTETTVYIDKVVTIEQVTKFDIERLTGSSEDAGVDEKVEKNGDVE